A part of Micromonospora chersina genomic DNA contains:
- a CDS encoding EndoU domain-containing protein → MAKGSGKAGGRLMRAALQYLRRANKRNRPGRMTAHSRDHVFLGHERPGMATGSGYHYRPGGQDFPGRRLKPGTIQRDPRTRAYTAQPEYFDPTVNPPAGTWKPKGGNQGVSSFFPDHWTPAEVDAAISGAFRNAQRLPNGTWRGTYRNLTIEGYYHPQTGALKHGWPVV, encoded by the coding sequence ATGGCCAAGGGATCGGGGAAGGCCGGCGGCCGCCTGATGCGCGCCGCGCTTCAGTATTTGAGGCGCGCCAACAAGCGCAACCGTCCGGGCCGTATGACGGCCCACTCACGCGACCACGTGTTTCTCGGTCACGAGCGCCCCGGCATGGCAACCGGCTCCGGCTACCACTACCGACCCGGCGGGCAGGACTTCCCGGGTCGCAGGCTCAAGCCCGGCACCATACAGCGGGATCCCCGGACCCGGGCCTACACCGCCCAACCGGAGTACTTCGACCCGACCGTCAACCCGCCGGCCGGCACCTGGAAGCCGAAGGGCGGTAACCAGGGAGTGAGCTCCTTCTTCCCGGACCACTGGACCCCGGCGGAGGTGGACGCGGCCATCAGTGGCGCGTTCCGTAACGCACAACGTCTGCCCAACGGCACGTGGCGCGGCACGTACCGCAATCTGACGATCGAGGGCTACTACCATCCGCAAACAGGCGCACTGAAGCACGGCTGGCCTGTCGTGTGA
- a CDS encoding YbaB/EbfC family nucleoid-associated protein, translating into MAQPVDPSGLGRVLSETMSALGRFTAGADGEAPAPPEGVGEAADGLVRVTAGPPGRVTALTLDPRVMRLPSESLAEEISTAVNAALADLQEKATAAVPGQVDLSSLGEQLRRIQEDAGRQLTTFTDALVQAQDRLSGQGGR; encoded by the coding sequence ATGGCCCAGCCCGTCGATCCGTCCGGCCTCGGCCGCGTGCTGTCCGAGACCATGTCCGCGCTGGGGCGGTTCACCGCCGGCGCCGACGGCGAGGCGCCCGCTCCGCCGGAGGGCGTCGGCGAGGCGGCCGACGGCCTGGTCCGGGTGACGGCCGGTCCGCCCGGGCGGGTCACCGCGCTGACCCTCGACCCCCGGGTGATGCGGCTGCCGAGCGAATCCCTGGCCGAGGAGATCAGCACGGCGGTCAACGCGGCCCTCGCCGACCTCCAGGAGAAGGCGACCGCCGCCGTTCCCGGCCAGGTCGACCTCAGCTCCCTCGGCGAGCAACTGCGCCGGATCCAGGAGGACGCCGGCCGGCAGCTCACCACCTTCACTGACGCGCTGGTCCAGGCCCAGGACCGGCTGTCCGGCCAGGGCGGCCGGTGA
- a CDS encoding CsbD family protein has product MGIDDKIDNATENTAGKVKEGVGRATDDERLEAEGRNDQAAANLKQAGEKIKDAFKS; this is encoded by the coding sequence ATGGGTATCGACGACAAGATCGACAACGCGACCGAGAACACCGCCGGCAAGGTCAAGGAGGGCGTCGGCCGGGCCACCGACGACGAGCGCCTCGAGGCCGAGGGCCGCAACGACCAGGCCGCCGCCAACCTGAAGCAGGCCGGCGAGAAGATCAAGGACGCCTTCAAGAGCTGA
- a CDS encoding heavy metal translocating P-type ATPase — MTSTAKSLPVAPNMIELAIGGMTCASCAARIEKKLNRMDGVEATVNYATEKASVRYADEVTPDDLIATVEKTGYTAVVPPPPRQAGAEATAEPVDELHGLRTRLWVSVALTVPVIVLAMVPAWQFDYWQWLSLTLAAPVVVYGGLPFHRAAWINLRHGAATMDTLVSLGTLAAFGWSLWALFLGDAGMPGMTHPFRLDITRTDGAGNIYLEAAAGVTVFILAGRYFEARSKRTAGAALRALLELGAKDVAVVRGGQETRIPVDQLVVGDRFVVRPGEKVATDGVVEEGTSAVDASMLTGESVPVEVGPGDTVVGATVNAGGRLVVRATRVGGDTQLAQMAKLVEQAQTGKAAVQRLADRISGVFVPIVIALAAGTLGWWLGTGSGTTAAFTAAVAVLIIACPCALGLATPTALLVGTGRGAQLGILIKGPEVLESTRQVDTVVLDKTGTVTTGKMTLVDVLPAEGEDAAELLRLAGALEAASEHPIARAVADGAAEAGPLPAVTGFANAEGLGVTGAVDGREVVVGRLRLLRGRGLDVPEEVARAATGAEAAGRTAVLAGWDGRARGVLAVADVVKPTSREAVARLRELGLAPVLLTGDNATVAKAVAAEVGIDEVIAEVLPADKVDVVERLQGEGRTVAMVGDGINDAAALARADLGLAMGTGTDVAIEASDLTLVRGDLMAAVDAIRLSRRTLAIIKGNLFWAFAYNLAALPLAAAGLLNPMIAGAAMAFSSVFVVANSLRLRGFRPVG; from the coding sequence ATGACATCGACCGCGAAGTCCCTGCCGGTCGCGCCGAACATGATCGAACTCGCGATCGGCGGCATGACGTGCGCCTCCTGCGCCGCCCGGATCGAGAAGAAGCTCAACCGGATGGACGGCGTCGAGGCCACGGTCAACTACGCCACCGAGAAGGCCAGCGTCCGGTACGCCGACGAGGTCACCCCGGACGACCTGATCGCCACCGTCGAGAAGACCGGCTACACGGCCGTCGTCCCGCCGCCGCCCCGCCAGGCGGGGGCCGAGGCGACCGCCGAGCCGGTGGACGAGCTGCACGGGCTGCGTACCCGGCTGTGGGTGTCGGTGGCGCTGACCGTGCCGGTGATCGTGCTGGCCATGGTGCCGGCCTGGCAGTTCGACTACTGGCAGTGGCTGTCGCTGACCCTGGCCGCCCCGGTGGTCGTCTACGGCGGGCTGCCGTTCCACCGGGCCGCCTGGATCAACCTGCGGCACGGCGCGGCGACCATGGACACCCTGGTCTCGCTCGGCACCTTGGCCGCGTTCGGCTGGTCGCTCTGGGCCCTCTTCCTCGGCGACGCCGGGATGCCCGGGATGACCCACCCGTTCCGGCTGGACATCACCCGCACCGACGGGGCCGGCAACATCTACCTGGAGGCCGCGGCCGGGGTGACCGTGTTCATCCTCGCCGGCCGCTACTTCGAGGCCCGGTCCAAGCGGACCGCCGGCGCCGCCCTGCGCGCCCTGCTGGAGCTGGGCGCCAAGGACGTCGCGGTGGTGCGCGGCGGGCAGGAGACCCGGATCCCGGTGGACCAGCTCGTGGTCGGGGACCGGTTCGTGGTCCGCCCGGGCGAGAAGGTCGCCACCGACGGCGTGGTGGAGGAGGGCACCTCGGCGGTCGACGCCAGCATGCTGACCGGCGAGTCCGTGCCGGTCGAGGTGGGGCCGGGCGACACCGTGGTCGGCGCCACCGTGAACGCCGGCGGCCGGCTGGTCGTCCGGGCCACCCGGGTTGGCGGGGACACCCAGCTCGCCCAGATGGCGAAGCTGGTGGAGCAGGCGCAGACCGGCAAGGCGGCCGTGCAGCGGCTCGCCGACCGGATCTCCGGGGTCTTCGTGCCGATCGTGATCGCGCTGGCCGCCGGCACGCTGGGCTGGTGGCTCGGCACCGGCTCCGGGACGACCGCCGCGTTCACCGCCGCGGTGGCGGTGCTGATCATCGCCTGCCCCTGCGCGCTGGGGCTCGCCACGCCGACGGCGCTGCTGGTCGGCACCGGGCGGGGTGCCCAGCTCGGCATCCTGATCAAGGGGCCGGAGGTGCTGGAGTCCACCCGCCAGGTCGACACCGTGGTGCTGGACAAGACCGGCACCGTGACCACCGGGAAGATGACCCTTGTCGACGTGCTGCCCGCCGAGGGCGAGGACGCCGCCGAACTTCTCCGGCTGGCCGGCGCGCTGGAGGCCGCCTCCGAGCACCCGATCGCCCGGGCCGTCGCCGACGGCGCCGCCGAGGCGGGACCGCTGCCCGCCGTCACCGGCTTCGCCAACGCCGAGGGCCTCGGCGTGACCGGCGCGGTGGACGGCCGCGAGGTGGTGGTCGGGCGGCTCCGGCTGCTGCGCGGGCGCGGTCTCGACGTACCCGAGGAGGTCGCGCGGGCGGCGACCGGCGCGGAGGCCGCCGGCCGGACGGCGGTCCTGGCCGGCTGGGACGGGCGGGCCCGTGGCGTCCTCGCCGTGGCCGACGTGGTGAAGCCGACCAGCCGGGAGGCGGTCGCCCGGCTGCGCGAGCTGGGGCTGGCCCCGGTGCTGCTCACCGGCGACAACGCCACCGTGGCGAAGGCGGTGGCCGCCGAGGTCGGCATCGACGAGGTGATCGCCGAGGTGCTGCCGGCCGACAAGGTGGACGTGGTCGAGCGGCTCCAGGGCGAGGGGCGGACCGTGGCCATGGTCGGCGACGGGATCAACGACGCCGCCGCGCTGGCCCGGGCCGACCTGGGGCTGGCCATGGGCACGGGCACCGACGTGGCCATCGAAGCGTCCGACCTGACCCTGGTCCGGGGCGACCTCATGGCCGCCGTGGACGCCATCCGGCTCTCCCGGCGGACCCTCGCGATCATCAAGGGCAACCTGTTCTGGGCCTTCGCCTACAACCTGGCCGCCCTGCCGCTGGCCGCCGCCGGCCTGCTCAACCCGATGATCGCGGGCGCCGCGATGGCCTTCTCGTCGGTTTTCGTGGTGGCCAACAGCCTCCGGCTGCGCGGCTTCCGCCCGGTCGGCTGA